One Bacteriovorax sp. PP10 DNA window includes the following coding sequences:
- a CDS encoding methionine--tRNA ligase: protein MNKPQYTPPTDVKSILQLVKRPKTAVVTGGMPYANGPLHLGHLAGAMVPPDIMARYMRMLIGKQNVLFVSGNDDHGSTSEVAAIKAGMPVREFIDQIHDKQVQTTTRYGISYDIFSGTSQPDCYPVHKETSQDFMIKLWQNKMLEKKTTKQWFDPKIQRFLQDRNVTGKCPNPNCTNEMAYSDECEVCGTQYDPSQLINPKSSLSDATPELRDTNHLWLDMWKVSDQLTEWIKSKQNKWRKGVFNEVYETVQPAFQFDNTNEPAFKEMRATLPKHKSRYAPGKKVVVQFENLADYQTGKSAMEEKGITCEPLDGWAHRSITRDVTWGIPVPAEIDPDMSGKTLYVWPDSLIAPISFTKVALAKQGRDPKEWERFWKDPEARIFQFLGQDNVYFYVLMQGAMWIGVNDNYTMTDVYSVFHLMVNGEKMSKSRGNFYSGDQLTEEMGYDPDQVRYFLSTLSLAEKQSNFDFDTFNERNKFLAGPLNAAMEKPIAAVHSKFGGVVPDGKILEKAEKETMKIVQMYVKNMEKADHITLLGQIENYARLINSMFVQYKPHDDRHDETERKDALFTCFYILKNLMIMLHPFVPATMEKVRLSLNLPEDVFSIDELGKPIPAGHAIGQKQQYFAAVEGSSEE from the coding sequence ATGAATAAACCACAATACACTCCCCCAACAGACGTTAAATCAATCCTTCAACTCGTAAAGCGCCCAAAGACTGCGGTCGTCACAGGCGGAATGCCTTACGCTAACGGCCCTCTTCATCTTGGTCACCTTGCAGGTGCAATGGTTCCACCGGATATTATGGCCCGTTATATGAGAATGTTGATCGGTAAGCAGAATGTTTTATTCGTCAGTGGAAATGATGACCACGGCTCAACTTCTGAAGTCGCGGCCATTAAAGCAGGAATGCCGGTTAGAGAGTTCATCGACCAGATTCACGACAAACAAGTACAAACGACAACTCGTTATGGGATTTCATACGATATTTTCTCAGGAACATCTCAACCTGATTGTTATCCAGTTCACAAAGAGACGTCTCAAGATTTCATGATCAAACTTTGGCAAAATAAAATGCTGGAGAAAAAAACCACGAAACAATGGTTTGATCCAAAGATTCAACGTTTCCTTCAGGACAGAAATGTGACTGGAAAATGTCCGAATCCAAATTGTACGAATGAGATGGCCTACAGTGACGAATGTGAAGTTTGTGGTACACAATACGATCCTTCACAACTGATTAATCCTAAATCATCTTTATCAGATGCAACTCCAGAGCTAAGAGACACAAATCATCTTTGGCTGGATATGTGGAAAGTTTCAGATCAATTAACTGAATGGATTAAATCAAAACAAAATAAATGGCGCAAAGGTGTCTTTAACGAAGTTTATGAAACGGTTCAACCAGCTTTCCAATTTGATAATACTAATGAGCCAGCATTTAAAGAAATGCGTGCGACTCTTCCAAAACATAAGTCACGTTATGCTCCTGGAAAAAAAGTCGTTGTTCAATTTGAAAATCTTGCTGATTATCAAACTGGAAAAAGCGCAATGGAAGAAAAAGGTATCACGTGTGAACCTCTTGATGGCTGGGCCCACCGCTCGATCACAAGAGATGTGACATGGGGAATTCCTGTGCCAGCTGAAATCGATCCAGACATGAGTGGTAAAACTCTTTATGTATGGCCTGATTCACTGATTGCTCCCATTTCTTTTACAAAAGTTGCCTTAGCAAAACAAGGAAGAGATCCAAAAGAATGGGAACGTTTCTGGAAAGATCCTGAAGCGAGAATTTTCCAATTCCTTGGACAAGATAACGTTTACTTCTATGTTCTTATGCAAGGAGCGATGTGGATCGGCGTAAATGATAATTACACAATGACTGACGTCTACTCTGTTTTCCACTTGATGGTTAACGGTGAGAAGATGAGTAAGTCCCGTGGAAACTTTTATAGTGGTGACCAGCTTACAGAAGAGATGGGTTACGATCCTGATCAAGTGAGATATTTCCTTTCAACTCTAAGCTTAGCTGAAAAACAATCAAACTTTGATTTCGATACTTTCAATGAAAGAAATAAATTTCTAGCAGGTCCTCTAAACGCTGCGATGGAAAAACCAATCGCTGCTGTTCATTCTAAATTTGGTGGAGTTGTTCCAGACGGAAAAATTTTAGAAAAGGCCGAAAAAGAGACAATGAAGATTGTTCAGATGTATGTGAAGAACATGGAAAAAGCTGATCACATTACGCTTCTTGGCCAGATTGAAAACTATGCTCGTTTGATCAATAGTATGTTTGTTCAATACAAGCCACATGATGACCGTCATGATGAGACTGAACGTAAAGATGCTTTATTCACTTGTTTTTACATTTTAAAGAACCTGATGATCATGCTTCATCCATTTGTTCCTGCAACGATGGAAAAGGTTCGTCTGTCGCTTAATCTTCCAGAGGATGTTTTCTCGATTGATGAATTAGGAAAACCGATTCCAGCAGGGCATGCAATCGGACAAAAGCAACAGTACTTCGCGGCAGTGGAAGGAAGTTCTGAAGAATAA
- a CDS encoding TIGR02117 family protein has product MKKTLKYLALFLLFIIGTYLGLALILQNIFTGEYKSQDQTKFEAYVSSSEIHTEFVFPVSNTLFSWNQFIPVSSVTTQIPDPKYIAIGWGSRNFFFNMKTWDEIKWGVILKAVFLPGESVLHVEYLKDLSESPKIYPLYLTKDDYLKLVSFIKSYFVLDEKGHAQKISEFSHYETDKFFKSHHSYHMLNTCNMWTQKGLEAIDAKRPIWAPFKYGIENAMQVH; this is encoded by the coding sequence ATGAAAAAAACTTTGAAATATTTAGCTCTTTTTCTTCTTTTCATTATCGGTACCTACCTAGGCCTTGCCCTAATATTGCAAAACATCTTTACCGGTGAATATAAATCACAAGACCAGACTAAATTTGAAGCCTATGTTTCTTCGAGTGAGATTCATACTGAATTTGTCTTCCCTGTATCCAACACCCTCTTCAGCTGGAATCAATTTATTCCTGTTAGCTCTGTTACTACTCAAATTCCAGATCCTAAATACATTGCTATTGGCTGGGGAAGTCGGAATTTTTTCTTCAATATGAAAACGTGGGATGAAATCAAATGGGGTGTTATTCTAAAAGCAGTCTTCCTTCCTGGAGAATCTGTTTTACACGTTGAATACTTAAAAGATTTAAGCGAATCTCCTAAAATCTACCCGCTCTATTTAACAAAAGATGATTACCTCAAATTGGTTTCATTTATAAAAAGCTACTTTGTTCTTGATGAAAAAGGGCACGCTCAGAAAATAAGTGAATTTAGTCACTACGAAACTGATAAGTTTTTTAAGAGTCATCACTCTTACCACATGCTCAATACATGCAACATGTGGACTCAGAAAGGTTTAGAAGCAATAGACGCTAAAAGACCAATCTGGGCGCCGTTTAAGTATGGTATTGAAAATGCCATGCAAGTTCATTAA
- a CDS encoding NADAR family protein → MTKNILLSLLFTLFISPLASSADYPSDWWKPADEQTAPKWEILPQSAKPGEVILSKRTELGVFSNLSKAPFTLDGISYASIEGLWQGMKYPDPTLANDERSKVTGWPNTRAQVYLMSSWESKTAGNVANQIYKDHNLKFITYFDRRFMYNDGKEGSQFHLELITRAIRAKVMQNPEIKALLLKTAGLNLKPDHQMSEDSLPSYKYHEILEKIRAELLKDKAL, encoded by the coding sequence ATGACGAAAAACATTCTCCTTTCACTGCTGTTTACCTTATTCATCTCCCCCCTGGCCTCATCGGCCGACTACCCAAGTGACTGGTGGAAACCTGCAGATGAACAAACAGCACCGAAATGGGAAATTCTTCCGCAATCGGCAAAACCTGGTGAAGTCATTCTCTCCAAACGCACAGAGCTTGGAGTTTTCTCCAACCTATCCAAGGCCCCATTCACTCTTGATGGCATCTCTTACGCTTCGATTGAAGGGCTGTGGCAAGGAATGAAATACCCTGACCCAACTTTAGCAAACGATGAAAGATCTAAAGTAACAGGATGGCCTAATACAAGGGCACAAGTTTATTTAATGTCTAGTTGGGAAAGTAAGACAGCAGGAAATGTGGCCAATCAAATTTACAAAGATCATAATTTAAAATTCATCACTTATTTTGACCGCCGTTTTATGTACAATGACGGAAAAGAAGGAAGTCAATTTCACTTAGAATTAATCACTCGTGCGATTCGCGCTAAGGTTATGCAAAATCCTGAGATCAAGGCCCTGCTTTTAAAAACAGCTGGATTAAACTTAAAACCTGATCACCAAATGAGCGAAGATTCACTACCTTCTTACAAATACCATGAAATCTTAGAAAAAATTCGTGCAGAATTATTAAAAGACAAAGCTCTGTAA
- a CDS encoding type IV pilus modification PilV family protein, producing the protein MKNQKGFTLVEVLVAGAILAGVVYWFAGGTTFLSKRNKQLEELMIMERHVNALYENIQSNIDVYQITYDPKEFNDNADPSKLKDYLPMAWDMKILTDVKNCKDCPGRMGYVIVPLDGYRGLYKLTIRATHPKVPVFKDYNFLINGK; encoded by the coding sequence ATGAAAAATCAAAAAGGCTTTACTCTGGTCGAAGTGTTAGTTGCCGGTGCAATTCTTGCGGGAGTTGTTTACTGGTTTGCCGGTGGGACAACGTTCTTATCAAAAAGAAATAAGCAGCTTGAAGAGCTGATGATTATGGAGAGACATGTTAATGCTCTTTATGAAAACATTCAAAGTAATATAGATGTGTACCAGATCACGTATGACCCGAAAGAGTTTAACGATAATGCCGATCCATCAAAACTAAAAGATTACCTGCCGATGGCATGGGATATGAAAATCTTAACTGATGTAAAAAATTGTAAAGATTGTCCTGGAAGAATGGGATATGTGATTGTGCCTCTGGATGGTTATAGAGGGCTTTATAAATTAACAATCAGAGCGACACACCCTAAAGTTCCTGTCTTTAAAGATTACAATTTTTTAATCAATGGAAAATAA
- a CDS encoding PulJ/GspJ family protein has translation MFQRYKNNGFSLPELLIAGTIGAALILFMGQYIKINDASNQKVQNDLDDTSDNLNMEAVLRKDLTNAKHSLNNLNIQDDKGLKFFDYLSSSSCTSNCSRSIKMEIGTSAGYISKKALYFILVNSAAGDQQIYNPSDAYDRGTLHFNSLNHNSTLSQRENSPWGEFIKKRSILMFVYSPIEIFTPLTGITTPGRTMSFMGWAGAGNYLGRLIPEQITDNGNSYYVNDDLRTGKKITSEDAFFQNMPYTTGLGSFAFLTAVKIIRYRLKTVSEGGKLTGQLIRGEMNEKREFDERPVGFNIKSLEFSRQTISSPAIYIKIDNAN, from the coding sequence ATGTTTCAACGCTACAAAAATAATGGATTTTCACTTCCTGAATTATTAATTGCCGGTACGATTGGTGCTGCCCTTATTTTATTCATGGGCCAGTACATAAAAATTAACGATGCCAGCAACCAGAAAGTTCAAAATGACCTGGATGACACTTCTGATAATTTAAATATGGAAGCCGTTCTTCGTAAGGATTTAACCAACGCAAAACACTCTTTGAATAACCTTAATATTCAAGATGACAAAGGACTTAAGTTTTTTGATTATTTAAGCAGTTCATCTTGTACTTCAAATTGCTCGCGCTCGATTAAGATGGAGATAGGAACAAGTGCAGGTTACATTTCGAAAAAAGCTCTTTATTTTATTCTTGTTAATTCGGCAGCGGGTGATCAGCAAATTTATAATCCTTCAGATGCCTACGATAGAGGGACACTACATTTCAATTCATTAAATCATAACAGTACACTTTCTCAACGAGAGAATTCGCCATGGGGCGAGTTCATTAAAAAACGTAGCATCCTGATGTTCGTTTATAGCCCGATTGAAATCTTTACGCCATTAACTGGTATTACAACTCCAGGAAGAACGATGAGTTTTATGGGATGGGCAGGAGCAGGGAATTATCTGGGAAGACTTATCCCGGAGCAGATTACTGATAATGGAAATAGTTATTATGTAAATGATGATTTAAGAACGGGTAAGAAGATTACCAGCGAAGATGCTTTCTTCCAAAATATGCCTTACACAACGGGGCTGGGTTCATTTGCTTTCCTTACTGCCGTCAAAATTATCCGCTACCGCTTAAAGACTGTTTCAGAGGGTGGCAAGTTAACTGGGCAGCTCATTAGGGGCGAAATGAACGAAAAACGAGAATTTGACGAGAGACCCGTTGGATTTAACATAAAAAGCCTCGAATTCTCTAGGCAGACTATTTCATCTCCCGCAATTTACATTAAAATAGATAATGCAAACTAG
- a CDS encoding cytochrome-c peroxidase — protein sequence MKPVFFSVLVLLSLINKASADELDHILRNRIEFYNIRPIEKNPPNPNRDLVTLGKFLFSEKNLSGNRRMSCQTCHNPATGTTDRLPLSQSENGKSILARNAPSLFNVGLKTRTSMFWDGRVKYDPKTNVFTTPEEALNGPNPKAREITESLKSALSAQAIFPLVAHNEMLGEVGENEIANAGNNLEAWDRIIERIKKESPTMDPTENYVKLFLKAYPETSEDKLNIGHVGEAIAAFQREEFQSNDSPFQRYLRGNNKAMTVAQKRGFAVFMGRGHCINCHQGSELGKGELFASVATPEWGAAPLVLDRGQGDVLKDIKRNFFYRVPSLVNIKLTAPYMHNGTYQNLSQVIEHYDNVSGMLVSFKISQERQDQMPVKVAVANQQAILDDIWLASQSGLFPELKNRLRLLEREKRYLEIFMEEALTDPKWDK from the coding sequence ATGAAACCAGTTTTTTTCTCTGTGCTTGTTTTGTTGTCTCTAATTAATAAAGCGTCTGCTGATGAACTCGATCACATATTACGTAATCGCATCGAGTTTTATAATATAAGACCGATCGAAAAAAATCCGCCCAATCCCAATCGCGACTTGGTTACATTAGGAAAATTTTTATTTTCTGAAAAAAATCTTTCGGGCAATAGACGCATGAGTTGTCAGACCTGTCATAATCCAGCGACAGGCACCACTGATCGTTTACCGTTATCGCAATCAGAAAATGGGAAAAGTATTCTGGCACGAAATGCGCCTTCTTTATTTAATGTCGGATTAAAAACGCGCACGTCTATGTTTTGGGATGGCAGAGTTAAGTATGATCCAAAGACAAATGTTTTCACAACTCCAGAAGAGGCCTTGAATGGGCCTAATCCCAAGGCGCGAGAGATTACAGAGAGTCTAAAAAGTGCACTATCCGCACAAGCGATTTTTCCTTTAGTGGCCCATAATGAAATGTTAGGAGAAGTGGGAGAAAATGAAATCGCCAACGCGGGAAATAATCTGGAAGCATGGGATAGGATTATTGAGCGTATTAAAAAAGAAAGTCCAACAATGGATCCTACTGAAAATTACGTGAAGCTTTTTTTAAAGGCCTATCCGGAAACATCGGAAGACAAATTAAACATAGGTCATGTCGGTGAGGCGATAGCCGCTTTTCAAAGAGAAGAATTTCAATCGAATGATTCACCTTTTCAGCGCTATCTTCGTGGCAATAATAAAGCGATGACTGTGGCCCAAAAAAGAGGATTTGCAGTGTTCATGGGAAGAGGTCATTGCATTAACTGCCATCAAGGAAGTGAGTTAGGCAAAGGTGAGTTATTCGCATCTGTCGCCACTCCTGAATGGGGAGCAGCTCCTCTTGTTTTAGATAGAGGCCAAGGTGATGTCCTAAAAGATATCAAAAGAAATTTCTTTTATCGCGTGCCAAGTTTGGTGAATATAAAACTCACAGCGCCCTATATGCACAATGGGACCTACCAAAATTTAAGTCAGGTTATTGAGCATTATGACAATGTCAGTGGCATGCTGGTTAGCTTTAAAATTTCCCAAGAAAGACAAGATCAAATGCCAGTCAAAGTAGCTGTTGCAAACCAGCAAGCGATCCTCGATGACATTTGGCTTGCTTCGCAATCTGGTTTGTTTCCCGAACTAAAAAATCGCTTACGACTACTTGAAAGAGAGAAAAGATATTTAGAAATTTTTATGGAGGAAGCGCTGACTGATCCGAAATGGGATAAATAA
- a CDS encoding cytochrome P450: MRKMFNLPYFNLLRFMKDPEHFQESMLKKWGDPFPLHLPGFPPIWLTQDVEKVKKIFTAPITTFTPSEHNPVAPLLGNNGLIMLGGHDHTQSRKDLSPNFMGQQLKMMGPSIVDVFYEICEEQNIGEGEIILQDFAQAVTLRIILKLLFPHVDKEEMRKMETLTKTFLSSYSPSLLFTPKWLSKKWKKFTESKKELDYMFFKNYITGLHSEVDGPIRTLAEKNLDTEQVLDQLRTIVVAGHETTATSLVWTIYLIHQERYKDCKKNLLSDVDSLPVENFLGSLNDLAYLDAVINESLRLHPPVPFITRKVIEKFSLGEMDLKKGEELGVSISLLHRSPLIWSDPLQFSPERFLQKKATPHEFAPFGGSNRKCIGASLAVNELKILTSLFMKEFDSVLCSVNSIKPQVMQITIGPKESIVMKIKRRNFDEAQEDNRNKNSASFFIESLRRPLVTGQKELA; encoded by the coding sequence ATGAGAAAAATGTTTAACCTTCCTTACTTTAATCTTTTAAGATTTATGAAGGACCCCGAACATTTTCAGGAATCGATGTTAAAAAAATGGGGTGATCCATTTCCCTTACATCTGCCGGGCTTTCCACCGATCTGGTTGACTCAGGATGTAGAAAAAGTCAAAAAGATTTTCACTGCACCTATTACAACGTTCACTCCTTCTGAACATAATCCAGTTGCACCTCTCTTGGGTAACAACGGACTCATTATGCTTGGAGGACACGACCATACTCAAAGCCGCAAAGATTTAAGTCCTAATTTCATGGGGCAACAGCTCAAGATGATGGGGCCTTCTATCGTCGATGTTTTTTATGAAATATGTGAAGAGCAAAATATTGGAGAAGGTGAAATTATTCTGCAGGATTTCGCTCAGGCCGTGACGTTAAGAATTATTCTCAAGCTTCTTTTTCCTCATGTAGATAAAGAAGAAATGAGAAAAATGGAAACTCTGACTAAAACATTCTTAAGCAGCTATTCGCCTTCATTACTTTTTACTCCTAAGTGGCTTTCTAAAAAATGGAAGAAATTTACCGAGAGTAAAAAAGAATTAGATTACATGTTTTTTAAGAATTATATCACTGGTCTTCACAGTGAAGTCGATGGACCGATCAGAACTCTCGCTGAAAAAAATCTGGACACTGAACAGGTGCTAGATCAGCTAAGAACCATTGTTGTCGCAGGACATGAAACAACGGCAACGTCTCTGGTGTGGACGATTTATCTTATCCATCAGGAGCGTTATAAAGACTGCAAGAAAAATTTATTAAGTGATGTGGATTCACTTCCAGTGGAAAATTTTCTGGGGAGTTTAAACGATCTTGCTTATCTCGACGCAGTTATTAATGAATCACTGCGACTTCATCCACCAGTACCTTTTATTACCAGAAAAGTTATTGAAAAGTTTTCATTAGGAGAGATGGATTTAAAGAAAGGTGAGGAGCTGGGAGTCAGCATTTCTTTATTACACCGCTCGCCACTTATCTGGAGTGACCCATTACAATTTTCACCTGAAAGATTCCTGCAAAAAAAGGCCACTCCACACGAGTTTGCTCCTTTTGGAGGAAGCAATCGAAAGTGTATTGGCGCTAGTTTAGCAGTGAATGAATTGAAAATTCTTACATCTCTTTTTATGAAAGAGTTCGATTCCGTTTTATGTTCTGTAAATTCAATTAAACCTCAAGTTATGCAGATCACCATTGGCCCGAAAGAATCTATTGTGATGAAGATCAAAAGACGAAATTTCGATGAGGCACAAGAGGATAATCGAAACAAGAATTCTGCCTCATTTTTTATTGAAAGCTTACGAAGGCCTTTAGTCACTGGACAAAAAGAATTGGCATAA
- a CDS encoding pyridoxal phosphate-dependent aminotransferase, with translation MEAQGAFGLKQLMVEPANILTNVQEKKVYNLTLGEPRLSEFPYELLDQLKNIEQINNYYPSLGDQGLRQSILDKYYGHLKTSNIIITHGAIGALDVILRSTLDSTSEILLPNPGFPPYEKLAQLTGAKIIKYNINLYSSASLVDWDHILKNVTDQTKILLLNSPHNPSGKLFTLKDRDFLKQLLIHYPNLMFVMDEVYRDLIYSSLSHYDLTEFIDRGYIINSFSKIYPLQGARIGWVIASEENVQRMSGIYNNAYGAISSFGQELAKLLIAKNIDYSPRYYEARESGCKILDYYGVDYLFPNGAFFICVNYMRSDLDVISELKELGVHAVPGSAFGTLGTGYIRVSFAQTPEVLQESFHIIGTHWKLKKKERAIC, from the coding sequence ATGGAAGCACAAGGAGCGTTTGGCCTAAAGCAATTAATGGTCGAACCAGCGAACATTTTGACAAATGTTCAGGAAAAGAAAGTTTACAATCTGACTCTAGGTGAGCCAAGGCTAAGTGAATTTCCTTATGAACTATTGGATCAATTAAAAAATATAGAGCAGATTAATAATTATTATCCGTCACTGGGAGATCAGGGGCTACGTCAGAGTATCCTTGATAAATATTATGGGCACTTAAAGACATCGAACATTATCATCACTCATGGGGCCATTGGAGCGCTTGATGTGATTTTAAGATCCACTCTGGATTCGACATCAGAAATTCTTTTACCGAATCCTGGTTTTCCTCCTTATGAAAAGTTGGCACAACTTACGGGTGCTAAAATTATAAAGTATAATATAAATCTTTATTCGAGTGCCTCGCTTGTCGATTGGGATCATATTTTAAAAAATGTGACTGATCAGACTAAGATCCTTCTTTTAAATTCACCTCATAATCCATCAGGAAAACTCTTCACTTTAAAAGACCGTGATTTTTTAAAACAATTGCTAATTCATTATCCCAATTTGATGTTTGTCATGGATGAAGTTTATAGAGACCTGATTTATTCAAGCCTGTCTCATTACGACCTCACAGAGTTTATAGACAGAGGGTACATCATCAATAGTTTTTCTAAGATTTACCCGCTTCAAGGTGCGCGTATCGGATGGGTGATTGCCAGTGAGGAAAATGTTCAGAGGATGAGCGGAATTTATAATAATGCTTACGGGGCCATTTCATCTTTTGGTCAAGAGCTTGCTAAACTTTTGATCGCCAAAAATATTGATTATAGTCCCCGCTACTATGAAGCACGTGAATCGGGCTGCAAGATTCTGGATTACTACGGTGTGGATTATCTTTTCCCAAATGGGGCCTTCTTCATTTGTGTGAACTATATGCGCTCGGACCTGGACGTGATTTCTGAACTTAAGGAACTAGGTGTTCATGCTGTTCCTGGCTCAGCTTTTGGAACACTCGGAACCGGGTATATCCGTGTAAGTTTTGCTCAAACTCCAGAAGTCTTACAAGAGTCTTTTCATATTATCGGTACCCATTGGAAGTTAAAGAAGAAAGAGAGAGCTATATGTTAG
- a CDS encoding thiamine pyrophosphate-binding protein, which translates to MLVKDYICRYLEELECQHVFGVSGANIEDLYSAIFKSKKVSVVLSKNEYNAGMMAIGSYISSKSVRAVLTTSGAGVLNTIPILAEGYSSKLPFVLISGTVPQNLEGKGAFQDTSGAGDTFDLSKMLDPCTHSVFNIREASEIPKAIIQAFARAKKSKRPTAVLIPKNIFNMEIPSHIMKEVHKEDVVEEWPLNFELAREFISRVLINKNESPLIILGEDLIHLKDLRNIQLFAKNLNGKIALTPVAKGFYDHLDSDFLGLTGVMGHDDVNAHLKTCHDVIVIGSKMDMLSRFSMEADFENKKVLHFNSEIQRSNLKSMERIEVLGDIEKNIFKLYQDFGFHNDFPAPAHTRHELEHTHHHHIDYTSAIALIGNELESDADVFVDAGNSGAFVIHDLKVRGEGLFYVSLGMGGMGNSIGASIGSAIESKKKTYVFLGDGSFLMHGLEIHTAIQHSLPMVFFIFNNNSHGMCSTRESIFLDGETGVNNFRPCYFGQGFDRIFPEVQSFEVNTMEELRFTMLKTKHPSMPCIVSINIDNHAKPPFRTFNK; encoded by the coding sequence ATGTTAGTTAAAGATTATATTTGCCGCTATCTTGAAGAATTAGAATGTCAGCATGTCTTTGGTGTCAGTGGCGCCAATATTGAAGATCTTTATTCGGCCATTTTTAAAAGCAAGAAAGTCTCAGTTGTTCTTTCTAAGAATGAGTACAATGCCGGGATGATGGCGATTGGAAGTTATATTTCTTCTAAATCTGTAAGGGCCGTTCTGACAACATCGGGAGCAGGCGTTTTAAATACCATTCCTATTTTAGCAGAAGGGTATTCCAGCAAATTACCTTTTGTCTTGATTAGTGGAACAGTCCCACAAAACTTAGAAGGGAAAGGGGCCTTTCAGGATACTTCAGGGGCCGGAGATACTTTTGACTTAAGTAAAATGCTTGATCCTTGTACACACAGTGTTTTTAATATTCGTGAGGCCAGTGAAATCCCTAAGGCGATTATCCAGGCATTTGCTCGTGCTAAAAAATCAAAGAGGCCTACGGCCGTTTTAATTCCTAAAAATATTTTTAATATGGAAATTCCTTCTCATATTATGAAGGAAGTTCATAAAGAGGATGTGGTTGAAGAGTGGCCACTTAATTTTGAGTTGGCACGTGAGTTTATTTCTCGCGTTTTAATTAATAAAAATGAATCACCTCTTATTATTTTAGGTGAAGACTTAATTCATTTAAAAGATCTTCGAAATATTCAATTGTTTGCAAAAAATCTCAATGGAAAAATTGCTCTTACTCCAGTAGCAAAAGGCTTTTATGATCACCTGGATAGTGACTTCTTAGGACTAACTGGTGTGATGGGGCATGATGATGTAAATGCGCATTTAAAAACATGTCATGATGTCATCGTCATTGGATCGAAGATGGATATGCTTTCTCGCTTTTCCATGGAAGCAGATTTTGAAAATAAAAAAGTCCTGCACTTTAACAGTGAAATTCAAAGAAGTAATCTCAAGAGTATGGAGCGCATTGAAGTTCTGGGAGATATTGAAAAGAATATTTTTAAACTCTATCAGGATTTTGGTTTTCACAATGATTTTCCGGCACCTGCACACACTCGTCATGAATTAGAGCACACCCATCATCACCATATTGATTATACCAGTGCGATTGCACTTATCGGAAATGAGTTAGAGAGTGATGCCGATGTTTTTGTTGATGCAGGTAATTCTGGTGCATTTGTCATTCATGATTTGAAAGTCAGAGGCGAGGGACTTTTTTATGTTTCTCTCGGAATGGGAGGAATGGGCAATAGTATCGGAGCATCTATTGGCAGTGCAATCGAGTCCAAAAAGAAAACATATGTTTTTTTAGGAGATGGATCCTTCCTGATGCATGGACTGGAAATTCATACGGCCATTCAGCATTCATTGCCGATGGTATTTTTTATTTTTAATAACAACTCCCATGGAATGTGCTCAACAAGAGAGTCTATCTTTCTTGATGGAGAAACAGGAGTGAATAATTTTAGACCTTGTTATTTCGGTCAGGGATTTGACCGCATTTTCCCTGAAGTACAAAGTTTCGAGGTCAATACGATGGAGGAGTTGCGCTTTACTATGCTTAAAACCAAACATCCTTCTATGCCTTGTATCGTTTCCATTAATATCGACAATCATGCCAAACCACCGTTTCGTACGTTTAATAAATAA
- a CDS encoding SRPBCC family protein, protein MSEQIDVSEIPGLRRIEITDKHEMGGLMADITHAVYPHKEVYGDFCPIQSYINCPPEKVFEYMANPHCLREWTYSMRDFEAVDDKGLFRGKDKIGKNTDIYFKVDANKEGLLVDYHCAWDQGDHLWMIYLNRIVPAEKVLNKPGSVVFWQNCYHPNYEKNPFPELSPQGRPWVGDFWDFFYAGHTVELDNLKAILEYRHANNLPMTPKDL, encoded by the coding sequence ATGTCAGAACAAATTGATGTCAGTGAAATTCCGGGGCTAAGAAGAATTGAAATTACCGATAAGCACGAGATGGGAGGGCTGATGGCCGATATCACTCACGCTGTTTATCCGCACAAAGAGGTCTATGGAGACTTCTGTCCAATTCAATCCTATATTAATTGTCCTCCGGAAAAAGTTTTTGAATACATGGCCAATCCTCATTGTTTGAGAGAGTGGACTTACAGTATGAGAGATTTTGAAGCAGTCGATGATAAAGGATTGTTTCGCGGAAAAGATAAAATCGGAAAAAACACAGATATCTATTTTAAAGTGGATGCTAACAAAGAAGGACTGCTGGTTGATTACCACTGCGCCTGGGATCAGGGGGATCATCTGTGGATGATTTACCTAAACCGTATTGTTCCAGCTGAAAAAGTTTTAAATAAACCTGGTTCAGTGGTGTTCTGGCAGAACTGTTATCACCCTAATTATGAAAAAAATCCTTTTCCTGAACTGTCTCCACAAGGACGTCCATGGGTAGGAGATTTCTGGGATTTCTTCTATGCCGGGCATACTGTCGAGCTGGATAACCTGAAGGCGATTTTAGAGTATAGACACGCTAATAATCTACCAATGACACCAAAAGATTTATAA